aagagatgcatcagagggtgagtatgagacagagccatgagattgtctgaagattgagttgagtggtagtggtgggatgagtactggcgaggtgagtaagtgcaggtaagatgaggatgagctttgagtgggtatgaggagtgatgtgctagagtagtgttggcagtgcagaaggagatgtggggtggtggcggtgatgtggcagacggagtgtaggggagtgcaggaggcgctgcaatgacctacttaggtcattgcagcgcctcctgcactgtatgcaggtgcgtgatatgttggtggtgctggtgacctcctctgccacctcgagccagaccttcatggtggcagaggcaggccacttcctcccgtcagcCTGGGAGAAGATctatgtcctccccctcctcctcaccccatccagtaggatctggagtgaggcatcattaaacctgggagcagccttccccatgggctgctccatgctgtaattttggctcctttctgcagcatcagtcagtggcggactgcccctttaaatagggctcctccagttgacagcctatgatgcggctgcgcagtccgcccgctgcgcagctttccagtgcgaaacccggaagccaaggtaagtgccttcaattaggctgcgatcgcgtgcgaagcaccccgatttcactggacgcgttacccacgcgcccagtcgaccccccccccccccagcccctgctgcgaacccgcctccctcctaatatcgagccctaggAGTTGGGGGCATTTTCtcaagagtggttggaagtgggcagTGGTGTCACACGGTTCATTTTTGGGGGCTTCtgtgttcactgtgtatatcaatgatcTGGATATAGGCCAAGAGGCTCTGTGTTTCTAGAATATATATGCTTAGAATTTATTTTAGAATACTGGTGGGTCTCCCATGGTAAGTTGGAGGATATCGTAAGGAGCTCAATGGGAAAATAAGTGGGACAATAAAATTTTTTTGAAGATTGGTAGCTGGGGCCAGGGCTGAGAACGGGTGAAAGTAAAATTTAAAAGTCCGAGACCCTGAGTTGGAGGCCTAAGAAAAACTGTTAAGCAGTTGGGACTGGCTTTGCGGATGGGAACTTGTGAAGCAGGAACATTTTGCAGAAATGCAGCAGTTTTCAATAATGGGTTGAGGGGAAAGAAGCACTGGAAGTTAATTTTAAAGGGTCAGGGCTGGGAACtttgtggggggtgagggggaggataaCATTTTTTAAGAGTGGGGTTAGGGCTGGAGTAGGTCAAACATGTGGAGTGGGGAGAATGATCTTTTTTTAAGAGCAAGGTCGAATCGAGGTTGTGGGTCGGGGTGGCCAAAAATCTTTGCAAGAGTTGGGGTGGGGAGACCTAGAGAGGCTATGTAGCATGGCTGCAAAGGTGCTGTTGGTCAGGGTGAACATCAGAGGCTGGGTCTGTGGGTTGGAGTTGGGAGAAGCAAAATGAAAAAGGCCGAAGGTTTAGGACCAGGAAGAACATGGAGGCAGAGCAGGGTCACCATACATAAttgaaataaattaaaacaaataaaaactTGCCTGCAGAGAAGGCAGAATGAAATTAAATGATAATGAAAATGGTGGTGGAGCTGGGCAACTGGCACTATGGTGTCACCAGTGATGAGAGCACTGTACAGAAAGTGTTAGTGTTAACTATAAAAGTGATAGAAGCAGACATTACCTCTAAGCATTGCACTTTCGACATGATCTTACTAAATGTCCCAAAAGCATGACTGAATTGTGACAATAAGAACTAGGCATGACAAACAGGAAGTTTCctgaattttaatatattatacaaataaaaaaatattttaatcagaGCTAACAGTTTTGATGATCTTGTTCACAGGAAATTGGAACAGGTGGTACCTGCCAGTGGAAGATCTGCGGTCTGGACCACAATACAACCCTTGGTATATACTTTGAGGTGGTGAATCAGGTATGTGGAAAATAAATGGAATTGTAGCAATCTGGTGCCTCCTTCCCATGACCACTGCTCCTGGTACTCCCAGACGCCTGTACAACTACTGTACATCACAATACTGTGTAATAAAAACCTAATTTGACTTCTTCAATCACAGTAAATTATTAATCTTGATAATGTACTAACATTTTACATGGGGCAAGACGTTATATTCTCCGATTCACCATGAACAATGCCACAGGGCAATAACTAGCTTGTGTGCGTATCTCATAGCATTGGCTGTAGCAAGTTGAAAGGTAAGTGTGATATAGGGAGAGGGGTTATACCATTGATAGTTTTGTTAGTGTTGTGAATAAAGTGAAtggtgggtttaaaaaaaaatgtgaaatgGATACTaaagtatgtatgtatgtatgtatatttatatatacacCTGCATTACAAAACTTCAAAagtattcattggctgtaaagctatttgggatgccctgaggtcatgaaaggtgctatatcaatgcaagtatttctttcttatATAAAATGTGTATGtattataaatatatttatttgattatttttatatattatatatatcatATTCATCTAAATATATATAGTCCTTGTCTTGATTTAAAGAATTAGATGAAATTGTATAGGAAAAGCTTTTTATATAATTTTACAGGTTTAGTAATGAAGGGAGTTCTGCTTAAAAGTAAATTCATGTGAAATTGTAAATGAAAGATACCCATATGGATTTTAGAGTGTTTAATTTGTATAAGGTAGATACTGTATATAATTTATAGATTGCACTTGCGTATATATAAATTATAAAAATGTTCTGTGTGCTGGATGATTTTATTTATGGATTGATGTGTAGCTGTTTCACTGGATGATGCTCTTAATTTGAGAAATAGAAGTATGTTGGATTGTGGCAGCCTGTCCGATATTGCCTTGTATTGAAGACCCAGAATGCTACAACTTGTAGTCTTTCTGGGATCCGTAGTGTGGATGTGCCAGTTGAATTTCCTGTTCAGTAGTTACATGTGTGGGGTGTGTCTGGTGTATTACGTGTTAAAGAAAAGTTCACAATTTGCACTCTGCAATGTTTTAATGGTAGTTGAATTTGTGCAGGGAATGGAAATGCGTGAACCACTTGCTCGTTTACTCAATATTGGTgttctatggggaaagggaaaatGCTGTAAGCTAGTTCTGGCCTCAAGTTCACTAACTTAAATTTTAAAGACTATGTTAGATATAACATTCAGGTAGGTAGCTTGCAATGGAACTATGAGGATTAGTGTTGGGAGCcaatcagtggcaagtaacaaattTGCATAAGCTAGAATAAATGTTTCTATGATGAATTATTGCAGGAAGTGTGTGACAACATTCTGTGGGAATGTCTGAATGCAGCATTGTAGAGGCGTTCATTTCTGGTTTGTCCTAACCAGGTGATATTGATCACATGGTTAGCAGAGGCCAGTTAAGTCCAAAAACCCAGTAAAAGGCAACCATTAAACTTCCACAATGAGTGTTTAAGTTAGTTGAAAATAAAACATTTGAAAGTGGTAACAATTTAAACAGGTTGAAGTAACCATAAATAATTTAACATTGAAGTTCTAGATGAAACTTTAATCAGTGGCTGGGAAGTATGCAAAATTGTATATACTGAACTCCGCAAATAAACTGTGTGCTTCAAAATGTCACACTGCTCACCAAACAAGGTTTGCTTGAACAAAACTTCGGGgagaagaaagaaaaacagaaaatgctggaaatacatagctgGTCAGTCAGTATCAGTAAAAAGATAGGTTATGACATTTTGGGTGTGAACCTTTTATCTTCACTCTGCGGGGGGAAGATTTGTTTCCTCAACAATGTTACCACATTATAACAATGCCAAACACTTCCAGAAGTATTTTTAACCTGTCACTGGCTATTTAATAATGTATAATAATTATGTGTTAAAATACATATTGTACTTATTTAATTACTTTCATTCACTAGTATTTCTCATCTACTTGGAATGAAATCTTTAATTTGAAATTCTTCAGTTTTCTGTAATACTTTTTCATGGTAGTTCAGTTATGAACATGGATACACGTGGGATTTCTTGAGATCTCAAACTCACACTTGCTTCTTTAACTGAAGAAAGGGAGAGTTCCTCTTTGTGTAGAAATCTCCTTTTCAGGTTTCTCCAACCTTCGCACATTTCATTTCTGTACTTCCTGAGTAAACATCAATTACAGTCTGAATTAAACCTTTCAATCTGAAAGAGTTACTGTTTAAAAATCAAGAGATTTAATTGTGTAATTATTCATATCCTTAAAAACCTACGAGTTACTCATGTACCGTTCAAAAGCAAAATCATTGAGGCTTATTAAGGGAATTATTACATTTGTCAGAATGAATTTAAAGCCAGCTTCTCAGTTAAGGGTAGAAAATGTGTTTGATTTCTATTGCCGATATCAATCAGTGGCTACAATCTAATTTTTCTCAAACTGACTGCAAGCAGGAAATTGCATTAGATACAGATATTTTCAGATTTTTCGGGTGACCATGGAGCAAATATCTACTCGTAGTTCTAAATCTGTTCTATTGTATGATCTTCAGCTAATCGTTGTGACCCTGCCACAGATTTTTACACATCGACTTTTATAATTCAAATCCCGTGCACATACGCTGATGTTTTAAATCAAGTAAAAGTTGATGTTACAATATTTCATAATAGCAGTGGTGATTAATCAGTGCTTAGACTTAATTACTTATAAAAATTATCTGGTTCAATGCTAGTGGCATGATTTGGAGAATTGTTTAAAAATACATTGCAGGGCTTTTCTTTGTGCCCATCATGAAATAAAAGTTGAGATAAGAACTTAAACTTGTGCTACTGATGATTCTATTTTTTAAATAAGCAAAATAATATTGTAAATTTATCCTAAGGTATCTTTTATTTTTCCTGGGTGGAGGGAGaatggaaagattttttttctttttaaaaatagagGGACTGTTGaatcaaaataaataaatgaaacatttacaTTGTTTGCATCAAGCACTCCATGGTCAACCccaacattaaaacattaaaagACTATCCACCGCTACACTGGTACTTTTTCAATTCCCACACCAGACTTCTTGTTGTCTCTCTGAACGAGTGCTAATTTAATGCAAATTTTGTGCcgaattaggggcagttttgtacTAGGAACTTGGTTGAGTCTGCCCAAACTAATTTCACACAGGATACTTCTTGCGTTTGGGCTCAATTTCAGAAGTGAAAGACTAGTGTTTGAACTACTCTAGCACCAAGCTCCATCAAAGGTGTCAATCTTGAAGTTTGAGTGGTGTCTTGATAGAATACAATTCTTTTTAGATTGTTGTACGTATGTGGAAAATGCCAAGTTCTGAACTGCAAATTATGATCCTATTAAAATAAAAGGAGATTTTATTTCAACCCTTGATCTAAAGTGCTAAAAAGGTAACTAAACAAATGCTACTACTATCCCTTTTCTCCTGTTGTCTAATTACGTTAAGGTAGTGGTACATACTTGTGTGTCATAGAGTTGGTCCATGGATTTAGAGCAGAAGTGAGAAGTGCAAGCCATGTAGAGAGCATTTCTGCAAACGGAGGAACTTTGTCTCCAAAAGTTTTATAGAAACTGATGGTTATATATGGTGTCCAGCATATTAGAAGGATAACTAGAAAAACAGAATGAACAGAATTAATCAGTTTTAAGAAAATAATACATGCTCTCGttctttgtgattttttttttgtgcacaGACTAATGAATGTAGATTTAAATACCAACAGTTTGTAGTGCAGCATGTCTGTCTATTCTGACCATCTATCCAATTAGAgttttgtgtctgtgtgtcagtaGTATCTTAAATGTAGTGAATGTAATTTTATTCCTGCTAACAGGAAAAAAACGTCCCTGAACACAACCACCACGAGAGTTCAACATATTGAATCTGGAATCTGAGAGCTGCTAAGCCATCAGTGCTATCTGTTTTATTTCTGTTTATCTAGCTGTTTTTGCCAAAAGGTTTTTCCTAGGTGAGCCTTTTTGCACTGGACAGGGAGGTGAAGTCCTATGGTTTGGGCTCTTTACAGATATTTCCTGTTCATACTAATGTGAAAGCTTCCTTAGGCAAATGCTTGTTTCCGATGAACCAAAACTTGATCTAGTGCACTAAGTATCTAGGATAGCCATCCACAGAGTGAACATTGAACCCTTTTTTattgacacaccatcccgacttggaaacatatcgtcgctgggtcaaaatcttggaactctcttcctaacagcactgtgggagaaccttcaccacacggactgcagcggttcaagaaggcagctcaccaccaccttcttgagggcaattagggatgggcaataaatgctggcctcgccatgaacgaataaaaaaaaattgttggggTATGCACTGGAAATAATATGAGACAATGCCATAGACTGCAAATCGCTCCAATAGATGGAAAACACCATCACACCATATTGCTCGCCCAGATGTAAATGTTGATAAAGTGTTAATCAAAAATTATGATGACTGAAGATAAGGTTTATGGACAGCAAGTGCATGCcatacacaagacttttaataacATCCGAGTAGGTTGCCTGTGGCATTGCCGACAGGCAGCAAAAGGTGGTAAAGGGTAAAAGTTGCAGCGCATAGCATATGTAGCCTGAGCTGAAAGCAGAGTCCAAGCGGGGAGGCATAGGAGGCAgcagtggatgaaggaaaagtggGAGCAGTGTAGACCAAGGATTGGTGGGGCATttgaaaaatattgctttttttgGCCTTATTAGGTTCAACAAAATGATAGGGCAGTCTTCATTTACCAGTTAACTGTCTGTTTGTGTGAATTTTATAGTCCAAAATCAACCAGCCCTTGTGGTGACTCTTGAGCATTACAGTAATTATGTAAATTACTTTAATTTTGAAGGAATTGTGAATTAAAATAACTTCACAGACAATGGCAACAGGAAGCAAAGGACGCGCAGGATCGAACATGGAGTATTTGTGTTGTTTGATGGGATTGGGCAGCATTGAAATGGGGAGTGCTACTTTGGTGGGGTCAGGAGCTGGCGGCAGGTGAAGGAAAAGTGGGATTGGCAGGGACCCGATGGGGAAAAATGGCAGTAGTGGAGAGCTTGCCAGTGAGGAGGAGCGATAGGCTGGGACTGAGAATCATGGTAGCAGGGACAGGTGGAGGAGGAATGCAGGTTGGGAGCTGCGGTGTGGTGGGAGATGTTGGAGTGTGGAACAGCTTGAATCATACTGGAAAGAAAGCATAGGATAAATTAAAATCTAACGTAGAACACAGCAGTCGTTAACAAAGTTTGACAAACAGATAAATCATTAGAAGGAAAACGCCGTCAACTCTGAGCAGGAAAAGTACTTGCTGTGAGGAAATGGGCTGAACCAGGTTGAGGTCTTGAGACAGTAGAAGTAGAATAGTACCACTCATGGAGGAAGTGTATATTGCAGGTATTACTCATTACAGCATTATCTTACCAATTGAAATGAATGTTGTGCAGTGTGTTAAAGGTGTTACTGAAACATTACCAATTTCACAATTATGACAAACTCAAACAACCTCAAAAGATTTTACTATATTCTAGATAGTCTATAATATCTGATCATTTTCTTTGTGTGGATACAGTGCAATGGCATCTACTGATTGATGTCTGCAGATAACAACAGTGTTTCCTCCTTAATCAAGAAGAGTAAAACTAAAGCCTTTGACTATACTGCATTGCATAATGACATCAGACTGCAATGCATCACATATCGAtgcacaagttgagaaggctgttaaaaaggcattcgggatccttggctttattaattggggcatggagtacaaaagcaaggaagttttataaaatttttttaataaagtttataaaaccctggttaggccccagctggagtattgtggccaattctgggcaccacactttaggaagcatgtcaaggccttagagagggtgcagaagcgatttactagaatggtaccagggatgaaagacttcagctatgtggatagactagagaaactggagttgctctccttaaagcagaaaaggttaaggggagatttgataaagatggtcaaaatcatgaacggttttgatagagtaaataaggagaaactgtttcctttgttggAAAGGTTGGTAAccggaagacacagatttaaggtaattagcaaatgaaccagaggcaaatgaggaataaaaattttacgcagcgagttgttatgatctggaatgcactgcctgaaagggtggtggaagcagattcaatagtaactttcaaaagttaacttggataaatacttgaagggagaaaatttgcaggactatggggaaagagtaggggagtgggtctagttggatagctgtttcaaagagcagaCACGATagctcaaatggcctccttctgtgttgcatcattctgtgattttatAAAAAGAAGGGCCAGTGTCGGAAAACAACATTGcctttatttgtgtgtgtgtgtgtatatacacgtTACACCATAACAATAAGAATTAGAAAGTCAGAAGAGTTGCTattgaaataattgaattaaagagtTAAGCCCTGGAAACATAGCATTGTAATTGCCGTGTTTTAGTTATTAATGGAGAATTAAACTTCATCAGTTTTAAACAAAAATGAAGACTTCCCTTCTCATAACTTAAGGGCAACTAGCTGTAATGGAAATGCACAAGTATCTTCATTTAAAAAGACCTTCCAAACTGCAAACTCTGACATCAGATGTCGTTTATTTATAAAAGTTAGACTTTGGGGCATTAAATAGACGGGCCAGCTTTAAACACACATCAACCTTTAGCAGGGGAATAATACCGTGTGTGTTACATGGAATAACGCTCTTTTCATTATAAAACCACTTATTATCTGACCTAACTGTGAGCtagtctattgtaaacaattttacaacaccaagttatagtccagcaattttattttaaattcacaagctttcggagattttctccttcctcaggcaaatgtttcaagagctccttgaaacatttgcctgaggaaggagaaaatctccgaaagcttgtgaatttaaaataaaattgctggactataacttggtgttgtaaaattgtttacaattgtcaaccccagtccatcaccggcatctccacatcatgagctaGTCTAGGCATGGGCTGTTCTTTCAATATTACTGAATTTAACTGATTATACGCAGAAATGTATGTGCAGAAAGTTTGTCGTAGTTATTTTCTATCCGAAACTGTTTCGTGACATCATTTGACCTTCAAAACATCATGAGTCAAACACTTCTTACTTTTAGTGGTTTATTAGAAAACAAATTAGCATGGTAAAAAACCTGGTAAATGATGTTCTTTTGAATGACCGAAAGAACTGCCTTGTTCCTTGAACTCCAAGATAACGACCTCCCAATTTGATTGACCATGAAATAGACTAAAATTGCTTTCTCTTAACAATCCTCTATGTAGCCTTGAGCATTAATAGCAAGATCTTGCAACTTAATGCAGACATTTGAAATAGTTTTAAAGTTTGTTTTCATTAACAAAAAAATACTTGTAGCAACCAAACCTTTGCCAACTACTAACAACATTTCATTTAAGAAAATTACAAATCCACCATAACTAGAAAATCTGATCAGTGAGATTTTTCTTTCCACTGTTCATTACATAAAGGACTTGACTTCATCTTGCAGATTCTTTTTGCATAGGTTAATGCAGCTCAAAGTGTAGAAAAAGTTGTATACTGTCATACAGAagagaataaatttttaaaaggcAACTTACATGTAGCTGAGACCAGTATGATTGTGCCCCTCAGATAGCATTTTGCTGGCACAGAATAACAGTGTTGATCGTTGCATTCATAAGTTCCTCGCAATGCTTGATATCTTGCAATGTGTACAATGTAAATGGACAGGCAACAGACTACCATTATTGGCACAAATACTCCTATGGCTATAGTAATCACACAGTAAGCTTTTAATGAAGAATTGAAACTCGGTGCACAGATATATCTGTGTTCTTCATATGTGTATTGCCCTAATCCTACAAAGGGTAAACTTGCATTGAGAATGCAATAGATCCAGACACACACAATAGTTCCCCAAGCTCGTCGTTTAGTAAACAGTTGCACATAATGGAGAGGTAAACAGATTTCAGCAAACTTGTCGATAGTTACCCAGGTCATTGAATGAACAGAGGCAAGCTGTAGCAGTACGTAAAGAAAAGCAAAGAACTGACACCATGAATCCTGTCTGCTATAACAAGCCTCATCGAACAGAATATTGCGTGCTCCTACAGGAATCACGATCAGCCCCAAGATCAAATCACAGATACAGAGGTTAAATATAAGTACTGATGTGTCTGTCTGTAGCTTTTGGTTGAATCCAAGTGTCAACAACAATAGAATGTTTCCTGTAATGGATCCTACACAAGTAAGAATCATTAGAAAGGCGTATAGAACTGTGATGGAGAGCATCTTCGTCAAATATTCGCGATGTAGTTTGTAGGAATTATGTTCTTTTGTCAACCCTGGTTTGCAGCGGGAGATTCTCAAGTCATAAGCAACGGTATATAATCAAGCAGCTAGAACTTATTATTGCAGTGTGTCACTGTGAATCATCATTTGGTGCTCCTTGGCAATATTTGACACAGTAGGttttctgaaataaaacagaacttTCCTAATCAGAAGTAATGGCATATTGTCATTTCAGACCCTTCCCTactttcctgaaggcagtgagAATTGCTCAGGTTCAGTTCCATTCAGCTGCCTTATGGTACCTCGTTCAAACGACTATTCTTCATATGTGACTGAATTTCTGATGTAGACTGATTCTGACAGTGTCTATGCCTAAAATGTtaatctatcttttctctttacagatgttgacagacctgctgtgtattttcagcattttctatttttatttaaaatacttGGCATCATACTTTTTATTCAGTTTGTTTGGCATATACTGAAATGAGTGTGATGACTATTATTGGTTTTCCATTCTGTTTTTAGTGTTATGTTCAAAACTTGCAATTAAAAATTAGGTGATCAAATTTTATTGTTTGTTTGCGAAAAGGGTATGAACAAAAGATAATGGCTAGGCAACATGGTGTGGCATTGTCAGTGTTCCAGCAAGTTTGTTATCTTCTATGTAGTCAGGGGGCACAGACTGGAGGATCGGGCTCAGAAGTAGGGCTGGAAAATTACGGTGCAATTCCCCTTCAACTGCTCTTGCACATGAGCTAGTTGTCAATCTAACAGCAACCATAGAAGGTTGGATGAGTTCATGTACTCATCCTTTTTGCTGGAGAATGGCAGCAAGACATTAAGATTGGGGTGTAGAGGCACAAAATTAGCTGTAAACTGGAAGGAAATAAGAATTCTAAAATCTCTTGGTGCACAGATTCAAACCTTTCAGATGAAATTGAATACTTTTTAACATTACTTTTGCCTATAGGAGCATTGTTTACTTTTTTATTCTCAAGTTGACTTTCAGAGAAACATTTATCAATGTATAAATACTGAGTAGAGATAA
The nucleotide sequence above comes from Heptranchias perlo isolate sHepPer1 chromosome 10, sHepPer1.hap1, whole genome shotgun sequence. Encoded proteins:
- the LOC137326323 gene encoding beta-2 adrenergic receptor — protein: MLSITVLYAFLMILTCVGSITGNILLLLTLGFNQKLQTDTSVLIFNLCICDLILGLIVIPVGARNILFDEACYSRQDSWCQFFAFLYVLLQLASVHSMTWVTIDKFAEICLPLHYVQLFTKRRAWGTIVCVWIYCILNASLPFVGLGQYTYEEHRYICAPSFNSSLKAYCVITIAIGVFVPIMVVCCLSIYIVHIARYQALRGTYECNDQHCYSVPAKCYLRGTIILVSATLYNFFYTLSCINLCKKNLQDEVKSFM